From one Lycium ferocissimum isolate CSIRO_LF1 chromosome 7, AGI_CSIRO_Lferr_CH_V1, whole genome shotgun sequence genomic stretch:
- the LOC132065327 gene encoding uncharacterized protein LOC132065327, which produces MSEEHKKKIMAEVPDDDDGRIGACKRELFAISTPKMESSSAITEQTTHAKHWRKPNLSLEIPSRTLETSPQELVQIKRPSTPTPTPKRVNFLLTPSTSDSRITTNTSSPGPSPYRGKSTIRNLFPKLSLKSRMNSDTEKITTVPDSGPVAVVPQQEKVSISRSWSLTKMFTPRIKTTSSLPVTPIAHSNPESISGSIGSTKETHVCISRSMSLPVINKEKDGSNRRVEFFFRVIPSTPQVTDVEASVPATSPAKVPEENEQDGEDIPEEEAVCRICLVELCEGGETLKMECSCKGELALAHQECALKWFSIKGNKTCDVCKEDVKNLPVTLLRMQSVRNANAGSDRLRHLEINGYRVWQEVPILVIVSMLAYFCFLEQLLVGKMGTGAIAISLPFSCVLGLLASMTSSTMVKRRFVWVYASVQFALVVLFAHVFYSLVRVQAVLSILLSTFAGFGVAMSGSSLIVEFFRWKRRRAALLEQQQNAQMVLPPGGWRQMNQSATSTRVGPQNIQHDIENPETFSWT; this is translated from the exons ATGAGTGAAGAACACAAGAAGAAAATCATGGCTGAGGTTCCTGATGACGATGATGGAAGAATTGGTGCTTGTAAAAGAGAATTATTTGCCATTTCAACACCTAAG ATGGAGAGTTCCTCTGCGATTACTGAACAAACAACGCATGCTAAACATTGGAGGAAACCGAATCTATCTTTGGAGATACCTTCAAGGACGTTGGAAACCTCTCCTCAAGAGTTAGTACAGATTAAAAGACCATCCACGCCTACCCCTACACCCAAGAGGGTGAATTTCCTTTTGACACCTAGTACTTCCGATTCAAGAATAACTACCAACACTTCATCTCCTGGTCCTTCCCCGTATCGTGGAAAATCAACCATTAGGAATCTTTTCCCTAAACTGAGCTTGAAATCACGTATGAATTCGGATACAGAGAAGATAACAACCGTCCCAGATTCAGGTCCGGTTGCAGTTGTGCCACAACAAGAGAAGGTATCCATTTCAAGGTCATGGTCACTTACTAAAATGTTTACGCCTCGCATTAAGACGACGTCATCTTTGCCTGTTACACCAATTGCACATTCAAATCCAGAGTCTATTAGTGGAAGCATCGGCAGC ACAAAGGAAACACATGTGTGCATTTCGCGATCAATGTCTCTACCGGTCATTAACAAAGAAAAAGACGGAAGCAATAGGAGAGTCGAATTTTTCTTTCGAGTTATTCCTTCAACGCCTCAAGTGACGGACGTGGAGGCCTCGGTTCCAGCTACAAGTCCAGCTAAAGTACCTG AGGAAAATGAGCAGGATGGTGAAGATATACCGGAAGAGGAGGCTGTTTGTCGAATTTGCCTAGTTGAGTTGTGTGAAGGTGGAGAAACGCTCAAGATGGAGTGCAGTTGCAAAGGTGAACTCGCTTTGGCTCATCAAGAATGTGCTTTAAAATGGTTTAGTATCAAAGGTAACAAGACATGTGATGTGTGCAAAGAAGATGTCAAGAATCTGCCCGTCACACTCTTGCGCATGCAAAGTGTTCGGAATGCAAATGCAGGATCCGATAGGCTCCGGCATTTGGAAATAAATGGATACAG GGTTTGGCAGGAAGTACCAATTCTTGTCATTGTCAGCATGCTTGCctacttttgttttcttgagcAGCTGCTG GTTGGGAAAATGGGTACTGGCGCAATTGCTATTTCACTTCCCTTTTCTTGTGTACTAGGCCTGCTTGCGTCAATGACATCATCAACCATGG TTAAGCGAAGGTTTGTCTGGGTTTATGCATCGGTCCAGTTCGCCCTAGTAGTACTATTTGCACACGTCTTCTACTCCCTG GTTCGCGTGCAAGCAGTTCTTTCAATTCTTCTATCAACATTTGCTGGCTTTGGAGTTGCAATGAGTGGAAGTTCATTAATCGTCGAGTTCTTTAGATGGAAACGACGACGAGCAGCCTTGTTAGAGCAGCAGCAAAATGCACAGATGGTTTTGCCTCCAGGTGGATGGCGACAGATGAATCAATCTGCTACATCGACTCGTGTAGGTCCTCAAAATATTCAGCACGATATAGAAAATCCCGAGACGTTTAGTTGGACCTAA
- the LOC132065328 gene encoding zinc finger CCCH domain-containing protein 24, which translates to MSTEALNPEINGQDSSEKPQSPVKTLKPEINGQDSSEHPKSLADTLKPEINGQDSSEKPHSPETLNPELNGQDSSKRKREEIETETEQKQQNPLWKTTLCSYFRRNDNSCSHGETCRYAHGESELRIRPDNTWDPTSERAKKMAKKDNEEDNNNKKEEKCNDVMMTDALDDDDVECNGLSKCLVNLPMKWSSDNLRCFLKDNGVTFKSAKKKKGMAVGFVTFENAEQVKTALKELDGKLVGNKNLKVGDVIPRSFERKCNSAPTNQQGEKQTQAGDGLDADEADDEDSNSVLKGRCVRDVVTPLAKMTYADQLEQKKSSLTQILKRLTRNARKACPPGVSLPEWILKSREIGGLPCKLEGIIESPLIDGYRNKCEFSVGNSVLGKPTVGFQLGNFREGVTAVEEPVDCPNVSRVACKYAAIFQEFLQQSTLPIWNRLNNTGFWRQLTVREGRMPGKNVEVENPNANISEVMLIVQVSTLAFEDALVNDELQGLAKAFAMGASSASPTLPLTVLVVQDHTGVSNVAPADAPLRVLPFPRGESDSEQHADNAVAEPKIHDFINGLKFCISPTAFFQVNSLAAEKLYSLAGDWAGLGPDTLLFDVCCGTGTIGLTLANRVGMVVGIEMNASAVSDAQRNAEINGIKNCRFICGKAEDVMGSVLKEYLASPPKVDEIPDTKEKNNEENTTSTEKTDSIVNASETDTTPIENIDSTDSTAEPEGAVGLECTNGKSLSESSADGITESETPLKKSCSSENLTTPVQHFKNVVAIVDPPRAGLHPTVIKLLRTNSRLRRLVYISCNPESLVANAIELCTPSPDETEKGNNRNNLRWRKMSSAGLARHRTKSMPTSEPFQPVKAMAVDLFPHSPHCELVMLLER; encoded by the exons aTGTCGACAGAAGCCCTAAACCCTGAAATCAATGGCCAAGATTCATCGGAAAAGCCCCAATCACCGGTCAAAACCCTAAAACCCGAAATCAACGGCCAGGATTCATCAGAACATCCCAAATCACTGGCCGATACACTAAAACCAGAAATCAACGGCCAGGATTCATCGGAAAAACCCCATTCACCTGAAACCCTAAATCCTGAATTGAACGGCCAGGATTCATCGAAACGAAAGCGAGAAGAAATCGAAACAGAAACAGAGCAAAAGCAACAAAATCCATTGTGGAAAACAACACTTTGTTCTTACTTTCGTAGAAACGATAATTCATGTAGCCATGGAGAAACCTGTCGTTACGCACATGGTGAATCGGAGCTCCGAATCCGACCCGACAATACATGGGACCCGACTTCTGAACGGGCCAAAAAAATGGCTAAGAAGGATAACGAagaggataataataataaaaaggaagagaaatgtAATGACGTCATGATGACGGATGCTTTAGATGATGATGACGTGGAATGTAATGGGTTGTCTAAGTGCTTGGTGAATTTACCAATGAAGTGGAGTTCGGATAATTTAAGGTGTTTCCTTAAAGACAAT GGTGTTACTTTTAAATcagcaaaaaagaagaaaggcaTGGCTGTAGGATTTGTTACTTTTGAAAATGCAGAACAAGTGAAGACTGCTCTGAAG GAGTTGGATGGAAAGCTTGTTGGCAACAAGAATTTAAAAGTTGGAGATGTTATTCCGCGGTCATTTGAGAGAAAATGTAATTCGGCACCGACCAATCAACAAGGTGAAAAGCAAACCCAAGCTGGAGACGGTTTGGATGCAGATGAAGCTGATGATGAGGACAGTAATTCAGTTTTGAAGGGTAGGTGTGTTCGTGATGTGGTGACTCCTCTTGCTAAAATGACATATGCTGATCAACTGGAGCAGAAGAAGAGCTCTTTGACACAAATTCTCAAAAGACTT ACTCGAAATGCACGTAAAGCTTGTCCTCCTGGTGTTTCACTTCCAGAATGGATTCTCAAATCTAGGGAAATAG GTGGTCTTCCATGCAAACTGGAGGGCATAATCGAATCGCCACTTATCGATGGATATCGAAACAAGTGTGAGTTTTCTGTGGGAAACTCTGTACTAGGAAAGCCAACTGTGGGATTTCAGCTTGGAAATTTCAG GGAGGGTGTAACAGCTGTTGAGGAACCTGTTGACTGCCCAAATGTTTCTAGAGTTGCTTGTAAATATGCTGCTATCTTCCAAGAATTTTTACAACAGTCAACTCTACCTATTTGGAACAGATTGAATAATACCGGATTTTGGCGTCAACTTACT GTTCGAGAAGGTCGCATGCCTGGTAAAAATGTAGAGGTTGAAAATCCCAACGCAAATATTTCAGAGGTTATGCTCATTGTTCAG GTTTCCACTTTGGCGTTTGAAGATGCACTAGTTAATGATGAACTTCAAGGTTTGGCCAAAGCGTTTGCTATGGGAGCTTCTAGTGCATCACCAACATTACCTCTTACTGTCCTGGTAGTTCAG GATCACACTGGTGTATCAAATGTAGCACCGGCAGATGCTCCGCTGCGCGTGCTTCCATTTCCCAGAGGGGAAAGTGATTCTGAACAGCATGCAGATAATGCAGTTGCTGAACCAAAAATTCACGATTTTATAAATGGACTTAAGTTTTGTATTTCTCCCACGGCCTTCTTTCAG GTAAACTCCCTTGCTGCAGAGAAGTTGTACTCCCTTGCAGGGGACTGGGCCGGCTTGGGTCCTGATACCTTGCTTTTTGACGTTTGCTGTGGAACTGGAACAATTGGTCTTACTCTGGCGAATCGAGTTGGTATG GTTGTTGGCATTGAAATGAATGCTTCTGCTGTTTCTGATGCTCAAAGAAATGCTGAAATCAATGGGATAAAGAACTGTAGATTTATTTGTGGAAAG GCAGAGGATGTCATGGGATCTGTACTGAAAGAGTATCTTGCTTCACCTCCGAAAGTAGATGAAATTCCAGatacaaaagaaaagaacaacGAAGAAAATACTACTTCCACAGAGAAGACTGATTCTATAGTTAATGCATCGGAAACAGATACTACACCTATTGAGAATATTGATTCTACGGATAGCACAGCGGAACCTGAGGGAGCAGTAGGCCTTGAGTGTACCAATGGTAAAAGCTTGTCAGAATCTTCAGCAGATGGCATTACAGAATCAGAAACCCCACTTAAGAAGAGTTGTTCATCAGAGAATTTGACCACTCCAGTGCAACATTTCAAGAATGTTGTTGCAATTGTAGATCCTCCACGTGCTGGACTTCATCCCACT GTTATCAAACTTTTGAGGACCAATTCACGTCTAAGGAGGCTTGT TTACATTTCCTGTAATCCTGAAAGTTTAGTTGCAAATGCTATTGAGCTCTGCACGCCTTCTCCAGATGAAACTGAGAAGGGGAATAACAGAAACAACCTAAGATGGAGAAAGATGAGCAGCGCTGGTCTCGCACGACATAGAACCAAATCAATGCCCACTTCAGAGCCGTTTCAACCTGTCAAAGCCATGGCTGTAGATCTTTTTCCACATTCTCCTCATTGTGAACTGGTGATGCTTCTGGAGAGGTAA